In the Leptospira limi genome, one interval contains:
- a CDS encoding valine--pyruvate transaminase, giving the protein MTETMDQNYSLWADRLRKNQGIRSLMEDLGKATGHPNEILLGGGNPAHIPEAEAIFEETFGKLAKDPILRSLLGDYQAPIGNDSFRELAADYLSTLLQSKFRKENIAFFNGSQNAYSFLLNLHSGLMADGSFKKILLPVVPEYIGYADQSIAENVFLANPPNVVSTGENRFRYELNQSTFDLTDVGVLAISRPTNPTGNVLSLEQLEWMEKSTTKQNIPILIDLAYGNPFPNLIGKESPIQYKEGRTLSLSFSKIGLPGVRFGIVVSDEETIDTLSSFAAVSNLAVGNLGVYMMQILFQENVLPKLSENILRPFYEAKAKLALHLFTEAFEKMGVEYEIHDPMGGFFLWIRFPSLSISNHELYHLCKDKRLFIVSGHYFFPGLNTDFSHSKECIRLTYCRKEEELARGAQILAEIVASHQANSK; this is encoded by the coding sequence ATGACCGAAACCATGGACCAAAATTACTCTTTGTGGGCCGATCGACTCCGAAAGAACCAAGGGATTCGATCTCTAATGGAAGACTTAGGCAAGGCCACTGGCCACCCAAATGAAATCCTCCTGGGTGGGGGTAACCCCGCTCATATCCCAGAAGCTGAGGCGATTTTTGAAGAAACGTTTGGCAAATTGGCAAAAGACCCCATCCTTCGCTCTCTACTGGGAGATTACCAAGCACCGATTGGAAATGACTCCTTTCGTGAATTGGCTGCTGACTATTTGTCTACCCTCCTCCAATCAAAATTCAGAAAAGAGAACATTGCATTTTTTAATGGAAGCCAAAATGCCTACTCCTTTCTTCTGAACCTCCATTCAGGACTTATGGCAGATGGGAGTTTTAAAAAAATACTTTTGCCAGTTGTTCCAGAATACATTGGTTATGCGGACCAATCCATTGCGGAGAATGTATTTTTAGCAAATCCACCGAATGTAGTTTCGACTGGGGAAAACCGTTTCCGATATGAGTTAAACCAATCCACTTTCGATCTAACGGATGTAGGTGTTTTGGCAATTTCCAGGCCAACCAATCCAACTGGGAATGTTCTTTCACTGGAACAATTGGAGTGGATGGAAAAAAGTACCACAAAACAAAACATTCCCATTCTCATCGACCTTGCCTACGGAAATCCATTTCCAAATTTAATTGGGAAGGAATCACCTATCCAATACAAAGAAGGACGAACTTTATCCCTAAGTTTTTCCAAAATCGGATTACCTGGAGTCAGGTTTGGAATCGTCGTTTCGGATGAAGAAACAATTGATACCCTCTCCTCTTTTGCTGCTGTGTCAAACCTTGCGGTTGGAAATTTGGGAGTGTATATGATGCAAATCCTTTTCCAAGAAAATGTATTACCTAAGTTATCAGAAAACATATTACGTCCGTTTTATGAAGCAAAAGCTAAACTCGCACTCCACTTGTTCACAGAGGCATTTGAGAAGATGGGAGTTGAGTATGAAATCCATGATCCAATGGGTGGTTTTTTCCTCTGGATTCGATTTCCATCACTCTCCATATCCAATCATGAATTGTATCACCTTTGTAAAGATAAACGGCTCTTCATTGTTTCAGGACATTATTTCTTTCCAGGATTAAACACTGATTTTTCGCATTCGAAAGAATGCATACGTTTGACATATTGCCGTAAGGAAGAAGAATTAGCCAGGGGAGCCCAAATCCTTGCAGAAATTGTGGCCTCTCACCAGGCGAATTCCAAATGA